One genomic segment of Hevea brasiliensis isolate MT/VB/25A 57/8 chromosome 3, ASM3005281v1, whole genome shotgun sequence includes these proteins:
- the LOC110655009 gene encoding WRKY transcription factor 44, whose product MEIKEAERVVIAKPVASRPTCSNFRSFSELLEGSINGSPPNVCSETTVAAIRPKTVRFKPMVSRAPAASVSSQADLSGTALFSSSDKVSNPDSKPTVIYKPQAKFVSKTTVSLLANMGNFDVSHQQQSLPLVEARVQSIIQDKHNFTSQITSKFSQNIQSHAQTDETTEPSRLTSQIQEEDPKNLSAASNGDRPSYDGYNWRKYGQKQVKGSEYPRSYYKCTHPNCPVKKKVERSLAGQIAEIVYKGEHNHSKPQPPKRNSSGMQGLGIVSDGNGQDMSTPLSNNHLNDRNEGSEGRVEDQNETGLPVHSTYQGKAPPSHDPVGIGSINAGVVTSDNSCGLSGECDEGSKGMDGDDDEPKAKRRKNDNQSNEAGISGEGAQAREPCLLVQSSNETEIVGDGFRWRKYGQKVVKGNPYPRSYYRCTGLKCNVRKYVERVSDDPGAFITTYEGKHNHEMPARGTISVSEPNSRVPTTRSKA is encoded by the exons ATGGAAATCAAGGAAGCAGAAAGGGTAGTTATTGCTAAGCCAGTAGCTTCCAGGCCTACTTGCTCCAATTTTAGGTCTTTCTCAGAGCTTCTTGAAGGTTCCATTAATGGTTCACCCCCTAATGTGTGTTCAGAAACCACAGTTGCTGCTATCAGACCAAAGACAGTGAGGTTCAAGCCAATGGTGAGTCGTGCTCCAGCTGCATCGGTTTCTTCCCAG GCTGATCTCTCTGGAACAGCACTTTTCAGTTCGTCTGATAAAGTTTCAAATCCAGATAGTAAACCCACTGTTATATATAAACCACAGGCCAAGTTTGTATCGAAGACAACCGTTTCTCTTTTGGCAAATATG GGAAATTTCGATGTGAGTCATCAACAACAATCACTACCATTGGTTGAGGCTCGAGTTCAAAGTATAATCCAAGACAAACACAATTTTACATCCCAGATTACCTCAAAATTTTCCCAGAATATTCAATCTCATGCACAAACAGATGAGACTACCGAACCCTCAAGGTTAACATCTCAGATCCAGGAGGAGGATCCAAAAAACTTATCTGCTGCATCTAATGGGGATCGACCTTCATATGATGGTTATAATTGGAGAAAATATGGGCAAAAGCAAGTAAAAGGAAGTGAGTATCCGCGAAGTTACTACAAGTGCACACATCCAAATTGTCCAGTGAAAAAGAAGGTTGAAAGATCATTGGCTGGGCAGATTGCAGAAATTGTCTACAAGGGTGAACACAACCATTCAAAGCCTCAGCCTCCTAAACGCAACTCATCAGGGATGCAAGGGCTAGGAATTGTGTCCGATGGCAATGGTCAAGATATGAGCACCCCATTATCGAACAATCACCTGAATGATAGAAATGAAGGTTCTGAAGGTAGAGTTGAAGATCAGAATGAAACAGGATTGCCTGTTCATTCAACTTATCAGGGTAAAGCTCCTCCATCCCATGATCCTGTTGGAATTGGATCGATTAATGCTGGTGTTGTAACTTCTGACAACTCTTGTGGGCTTAGTGGGGAATGTGATGAAGGAAGTAAGGGAATGGATGGAGATGATGATGAGCCTAAAGCTAAAAGGAG GAAAAATGATAATCAATCAAATGAAGCAGGCATATCGGGCGAAGGTGCACAAGCACGAGAGCCCTGTCTATTGGTGCAAAGTTCTAATGAAACTGAGATTGTGGGTGATGGTTTTCGCTGGAGAAAATATGGGCAGAAGGTTGTGAAAGGAAATCCATATCCCAG AAGTTACTATCGATGCACGGGTCTAAAATGCAATGTCCGCAAGTATGTGGAGAGAGTATCAGATGATCCAGGAGCTTTTATTACAACATATGAGGGGAAACATAACCATGAGATGCCTGCTAGGGGTACAATTTCGGTATCTGAACCCAATTCACGGGTTCCTACTACAAGAAGCAAGGCATGA